Proteins encoded together in one Acholeplasma hippikon window:
- the rpsQ gene encoding 30S ribosomal protein S17, translating to MERLNAKKVYTGKVVSDKTDKTITVVVDTYKKHALYNKRVKTSKKFHVHDENNVAKVGDIVTIIESRPLSKTKRFRLVEVVSHVEIV from the coding sequence ATGGAAAGATTAAATGCTAAAAAAGTTTATACTGGAAAAGTTGTATCTGACAAAACTGACAAGACTATTACAGTAGTAGTAGATACTTACAAAAAACATGCGCTTTATAACAAGCGTGTAAAAACATCAAAGAAATTCCATGTGCATGATGAAAACAATGTTGCTAAAGTTGGCGACATCGTAACAATCATTGAATCAAGACCATTATCAAAGACTAAACGTTTCCGTTTAGTTGAAGTGGTTTCACATGTTGAAATTGTATAA
- the rpmC gene encoding 50S ribosomal protein L29 — MKAADIRNLKTAEINSKIAELKAELFNLRFQHAVGQLENTARLKTIKKTIAQMKTIISERGE, encoded by the coding sequence GTGAAAGCAGCTGATATCAGAAACTTAAAAACTGCAGAAATCAACTCTAAGATAGCTGAATTAAAAGCTGAATTATTCAATTTACGCTTCCAACACGCTGTCGGACAATTAGAAAATACTGCACGTTTAAAAACTATTAAAAAGACTATCGCTCAAATGAAGACTATCATTTCTGAGCGTGGCGAATAA
- the rplP gene encoding 50S ribosomal protein L16 → MLMPKRTKYRRPHRVSYEGKAKGRNEIINGEFALVSQEGAWVNSRQIEAARIAMTRHMKRQGKVWINIFPHLAKTKKPLEVRMGSGKGAPDSWVAVVKDGKIMFEIAGVSEEVAREALRLASHKLPVKTKIVRKGDQA, encoded by the coding sequence ATGTTAATGCCTAAAAGAACGAAATATCGTCGTCCTCATCGTGTGTCTTACGAAGGTAAAGCAAAAGGTAGAAATGAAATCATTAACGGAGAATTCGCTTTAGTATCTCAAGAAGGTGCTTGGGTAAACTCTCGTCAAATCGAAGCTGCGCGTATTGCTATGACTCGTCATATGAAACGTCAAGGTAAAGTTTGGATTAATATCTTCCCACATCTTGCAAAAACTAAGAAACCTCTAGAAGTACGTATGGGATCTGGTAAAGGTGCTCCAGACTCATGGGTAGCAGTAGTTAAAGACGGAAAAATTATGTTTGAAATTGCTGGTGTTTCAGAAGAAGTTGCAAGAGAAGCTTTAAGATTAGCATCTCATAAATTACCAGTTAAGACTAAAATTGTAAGAAAGGGTGACCAAGCGTGA
- the rpsC gene encoding 30S ribosomal protein S3 — MGQKTNPNGLRLGIIRTWESKWYAGKNDVPALVKEDAMIREFLSTNFKKAGVSQIEIERVKAKNKERVTIKLYVAKPGIALGKEGSDKNKAVSKLEYLTKKEIVLNIIEVRKPEKVAALVAQNIAEQLEQRASFRRVQKMAIQRALKAGAKGVRTVVSGRLGGAEIARSEGYSEGRVPLHTLRADVDYATAEASTTYGILGVKVWIYHGEVLPGQSILDTRKPFEIDQKRGRNEGRRPRTDRKPQRNNKED; from the coding sequence ATGGGACAAAAAACTAATCCAAATGGCTTACGTCTAGGAATCATTCGTACTTGGGAATCAAAATGGTACGCTGGAAAGAATGATGTACCTGCTTTAGTTAAAGAAGATGCGATGATTCGCGAATTCTTATCAACTAACTTCAAAAAAGCTGGTGTATCTCAAATCGAAATCGAACGTGTTAAAGCTAAAAATAAAGAACGCGTTACAATCAAATTATATGTTGCTAAACCTGGTATCGCATTAGGTAAAGAAGGAAGCGACAAAAACAAAGCGGTTTCTAAATTAGAATACTTAACTAAGAAAGAAATCGTATTAAACATCATTGAAGTAAGAAAACCTGAAAAAGTTGCTGCTCTAGTTGCACAAAATATTGCTGAACAATTAGAACAACGTGCTTCATTCAGACGTGTACAAAAAATGGCGATTCAACGTGCGCTTAAAGCTGGTGCTAAAGGTGTTAGAACTGTAGTATCAGGTCGTTTAGGTGGAGCTGAAATCGCAAGAAGTGAAGGGTATTCTGAAGGCCGTGTACCTCTACATACATTAAGAGCTGATGTTGACTATGCAACTGCAGAAGCATCAACAACTTACGGTATTTTAGGTGTTAAGGTTTGGATTTACCATGGTGAAGTATTACCGGGACAATCAATCTTAGATACAAGAAAACCATTCGAAATTGATCAAAAGAGAGGCAGAAACGAAGGCAGACGTCCTCGTACAGATAGAAAGCCTCAAAGAAATAACAAGGAGGACTAA
- the rplV gene encoding 50S ribosomal protein L22, whose amino-acid sequence MEAKAIAKTVRIAPRKARLVVDLIRGKNVKEARAYLMFTPKSASPIVAKVLNSAVANATHNLNMDENKLFVKEVWVNESVTMKRMLPRAKGTGNVIKKRTSHITVVVAERE is encoded by the coding sequence ATGGAAGCTAAAGCAATTGCAAAAACTGTGAGAATCGCTCCTAGAAAAGCGAGACTTGTAGTTGACTTAATTCGCGGAAAGAACGTTAAAGAAGCTCGCGCTTACTTAATGTTTACTCCAAAATCAGCATCACCGATTGTTGCTAAAGTTTTAAATTCAGCAGTCGCAAATGCTACTCATAACTTAAACATGGACGAAAATAAATTATTCGTTAAAGAAGTTTGGGTTAATGAATCAGTAACAATGAAGAGAATGTTACCAAGAGCTAAAGGTACTGGTAACGTGATCAAAAAGAGAACATCACACATCACTGTTGTAGTGGCGGAAAGGGAGTAA
- the rpsS gene encoding 30S ribosomal protein S19 → MARSLKKGPFADASLLEKVAKQANSNDKKVIQTWSRRSTIFPEFIGFTIAVYNGREHIPVYITEDMVGHKLGEFAPTRTFPGHKKEDKKVAKR, encoded by the coding sequence ATGGCACGCTCACTTAAAAAAGGACCTTTCGCTGATGCATCATTATTAGAGAAGGTTGCAAAACAAGCAAATTCAAATGACAAAAAAGTAATTCAAACTTGGAGCCGACGTTCTACAATTTTCCCTGAATTTATCGGTTTCACTATTGCGGTCTATAATGGTCGTGAACACATTCCAGTTTACATTACAGAAGACATGGTAGGGCACAAGTTAGGAGAATTCGCTCCAACTCGTACTTTCCCAGGTCATAAAAAAGAAGACAAGAAAGTCGCTAAGAGATAA
- the rplB gene encoding 50S ribosomal protein L2, which yields MAVKIYKRTTNGRRNMSVLTFDEITTSTPEKSLLAPITKTGGRNNQGKLTVRHIGGGAKRKYRIIDFKRDKENIVGRVATIEYDPNRSANIALINYTDGEKRYILAPKGLTVGLEVVSGSNVDIKVGNSLPIMNIPVGTVVHNVELHPGKGGQIARSAGTSVQILGREDKYVLVRLQSGEVRKILGACRATIGEVGNESHELVRIGKAGRTRHMGVRPTVRGSVMNPNDHPHGGGEGKQPVGRKQPMTPWGKKARGIKTRDSKKASNDLIIRRRNG from the coding sequence ATGGCAGTTAAAATTTATAAGAGAACGACTAATGGTCGTCGTAACATGAGTGTTTTAACATTCGATGAAATCACAACATCTACTCCTGAAAAGTCACTGCTTGCGCCAATTACTAAAACAGGTGGACGTAACAATCAAGGTAAATTGACTGTTAGACATATCGGTGGCGGTGCTAAACGTAAGTATCGTATTATTGACTTTAAACGCGATAAAGAAAATATCGTAGGACGTGTTGCAACTATCGAATATGATCCAAACAGATCAGCAAATATTGCATTAATTAACTACACAGATGGAGAAAAGAGATATATCTTAGCTCCTAAAGGATTAACAGTTGGATTAGAAGTGGTTTCTGGTTCAAACGTTGATATCAAAGTAGGTAATTCATTACCAATTATGAATATCCCAGTTGGTACAGTTGTACACAACGTAGAATTACACCCAGGTAAAGGCGGTCAAATCGCTAGATCAGCAGGTACTTCAGTTCAAATCTTAGGACGTGAAGACAAGTACGTGTTAGTTCGTTTACAATCAGGTGAAGTTCGTAAGATTTTAGGCGCATGCCGTGCGACTATCGGTGAAGTAGGTAACGAATCACACGAATTAGTAAGAATCGGTAAAGCGGGTAGAACTCGTCACATGGGTGTTAGACCTACAGTACGTGGTTCTGTTATGAACCCTAACGATCACCCACATGGTGGTGGTGAAGGTAAACAACCAGTTGGTAGAAAACAACCAATGACTCCATGGGGCAAGAAAGCTCGTGGAATTAAGACACGTGATTCTAAGAAGGCGTCAAATGATTTAATTATCAGACGTAGAAACGGATAA
- the rplW gene encoding 50S ribosomal protein L23, which produces MAKQVEVKYYELLQAPIITENSMKLVETANRYTFRVPKTANKVEIKKAVEAVFGVNVLNVHTINVLPKAKKVGKYEGFKSGYKKAIVQLAEGQTIPAFAV; this is translated from the coding sequence ATGGCTAAACAAGTAGAAGTTAAATACTATGAACTGTTACAAGCACCAATTATCACTGAAAACTCAATGAAATTAGTGGAAACAGCTAATAGATATACATTTAGAGTTCCAAAAACTGCTAACAAAGTAGAAATTAAAAAAGCAGTTGAAGCAGTATTCGGAGTAAACGTATTAAACGTTCATACAATCAATGTTTTACCAAAAGCAAAAAAAGTTGGTAAATATGAAGGATTTAAATCTGGATACAAAAAAGCAATTGTCCAATTAGCTGAAGGACAAACAATTCCTGCATTTGCAGTGTAA
- the rplD gene encoding 50S ribosomal protein L4, whose amino-acid sequence MPTLDLLNQNGTKVSEVALNDAIFGIEPNQQVLYDVVNAQRAALRQGTHKTKTRAEVSGGGKKPWRQKGTGRARQGSTRSPQWRHGGIVFGPTPRSYAVKVNQKVKQLALRSALSYHVLENQMVLVDSLSVAQPKTKLFAEIISNLKLEGKTLVLATNVDENLLLAASNLPTAEIREVSQVSVYELLKFNNVVLTQDAVKYYEEVLG is encoded by the coding sequence ATGCCAACATTAGATTTATTAAACCAAAATGGTACTAAAGTTTCTGAAGTTGCTTTAAATGATGCAATCTTCGGAATCGAACCAAATCAACAAGTTTTATATGATGTAGTAAACGCACAACGTGCTGCATTAAGACAAGGAACACATAAAACTAAAACTAGAGCAGAAGTTTCTGGTGGCGGTAAAAAACCTTGGAGACAAAAAGGTACTGGTAGAGCACGTCAAGGTTCTACACGTTCACCACAATGGAGACATGGTGGTATCGTATTCGGACCAACTCCAAGAAGTTATGCTGTAAAAGTTAACCAAAAAGTTAAACAATTAGCATTAAGATCAGCGTTATCATACCATGTGTTAGAAAACCAAATGGTACTAGTTGATTCATTATCAGTGGCTCAACCAAAAACTAAGTTATTCGCTGAAATTATTTCAAACTTAAAATTAGAAGGTAAGACTTTAGTATTAGCTACTAATGTAGATGAAAACTTATTATTAGCTGCATCTAACTTACCAACTGCAGAAATCAGAGAAGTTTCACAAGTTTCAGTTTACGAACTATTAAAGTTCAACAACGTTGTGTTAACTCAAGATGCTGTTAAATACTACGAGGAGGTATTAGGATAA